A portion of the Stigmatella aurantiaca DW4/3-1 genome contains these proteins:
- a CDS encoding serine/threonine protein kinase translates to MPSPSVEPEALAVWQQGLTVGRYSLLTRLAVGGMAEIWLARQVGPKGFEKFIVIKRILDGLGTEPEFVGMFLDEARLAAQLNHPNIVQIFDLGEEAGAFYIAMEYLPGENLASLVRTGMRQGRPLPIPFAVRIIASAAEGLAYAHAKTGPDGALLGIVHRDVSPQNLLVTYDGVVKVLDFGIAKAATRESQTLAGQVKGKASYMSPEQARGQSLDARSDIFSLGVILFEMVTQSRLFKFAEPLAALQAVASEEPLPLAHERNPEVPEALGLIIAQALTRQPGQRYPSARHFQSALEEWLRGQSEATGSAELASYMSQVFGERIQERARLLDAARSGEMTASSARRVAARNSSVNTLPESAPQAEEETTLEQPWLQRRRLHLVGAAAVVLAVGAGGGVALLTARQMPPEPVAAPTPPSPPVLTIETDPPGARLMVDGKDVGRAPLRLDTLPLGEHKVAASLEGRVTTERQVKLAHPGERAMVVLSLAAVPVPPAAEPTAPQKEEPAAPPRASKRAPGRLTLDTTPWTHVFLRGRKLGDTPLIDQSLPVGRHQLKLVNESKNISTVIEVEIRSGQSTVKKLRL, encoded by the coding sequence ATGCCCTCTCCCTCCGTCGAGCCAGAGGCCCTCGCCGTGTGGCAGCAGGGGCTGACGGTGGGCCGCTACAGCCTGCTGACGCGGCTGGCAGTGGGCGGCATGGCGGAGATCTGGCTCGCACGCCAGGTGGGGCCCAAGGGGTTCGAGAAGTTCATCGTCATCAAGCGCATCCTGGATGGGCTGGGCACGGAGCCCGAGTTCGTGGGGATGTTCCTCGACGAGGCGAGGCTGGCCGCGCAGCTCAACCACCCGAACATCGTTCAGATCTTCGATCTGGGAGAAGAAGCGGGGGCCTTCTACATCGCCATGGAGTACCTGCCGGGTGAGAACCTGGCCTCCCTGGTGAGGACCGGCATGCGCCAGGGCCGGCCGCTGCCCATCCCTTTCGCGGTCCGCATCATCGCGAGCGCTGCCGAGGGGCTGGCCTACGCGCACGCCAAGACGGGACCGGATGGCGCGTTGCTCGGCATCGTCCACCGGGATGTGTCCCCTCAGAACCTCCTGGTGACGTACGACGGGGTGGTGAAGGTCCTGGACTTTGGCATCGCCAAGGCCGCCACGCGGGAGAGTCAGACCCTGGCGGGCCAGGTCAAGGGCAAGGCGTCCTACATGTCGCCCGAGCAGGCGCGTGGGCAGTCCCTGGATGCGCGCAGCGACATCTTCTCCTTGGGGGTCATCCTCTTCGAGATGGTGACGCAATCGCGGCTCTTCAAGTTCGCCGAGCCGCTGGCCGCACTGCAAGCGGTGGCCAGCGAGGAGCCGCTCCCGCTGGCGCACGAGCGCAACCCCGAGGTTCCCGAGGCCTTGGGCCTCATCATTGCCCAAGCGCTCACGCGTCAACCCGGCCAGCGCTATCCCTCGGCGCGCCACTTCCAGAGTGCGTTGGAAGAATGGCTGCGGGGCCAGAGCGAGGCGACAGGCTCCGCCGAACTCGCCAGCTACATGTCGCAGGTCTTTGGCGAGCGCATCCAGGAGCGCGCCCGCTTGCTCGATGCCGCCCGCTCCGGAGAGATGACCGCATCGTCGGCCCGGAGGGTGGCCGCGCGCAACTCCTCGGTGAACACGCTCCCGGAATCCGCGCCACAGGCCGAGGAAGAGACCACGTTGGAGCAGCCGTGGCTCCAGCGCCGCCGGCTGCACCTCGTCGGCGCCGCGGCGGTGGTGCTCGCCGTGGGAGCCGGAGGCGGGGTGGCCCTGCTGACGGCGCGTCAGATGCCTCCCGAGCCCGTGGCCGCTCCCACGCCGCCGTCCCCACCGGTGCTCACCATCGAGACGGACCCCCCCGGGGCTCGGCTCATGGTGGATGGCAAGGACGTGGGTCGCGCGCCCTTGCGTCTCGACACACTCCCTCTGGGCGAGCACAAGGTGGCGGCCTCGCTGGAGGGCAGGGTGACCACGGAGCGCCAGGTGAAGCTGGCTCACCCGGGAGAGCGGGCCATGGTGGTGCTGTCGCTGGCCGCCGTGCCGGTCCCTCCGGCCGCGGAGCCAACGGCCCCGCAGAAGGAGGAGCCCGCCGCTCCGCCCCGGGCGTCGAAGCGTGCCCCGGGCCGGTTGACCTTGGACACCACGCCTTGGACCCATGTCTTTCTGCGAGGGCGAAAGCTGGGGGATACACCGCTCATTGATCAGTCCCTGCCCGTGGGGCGGCACCAGCTCAAGCTCGTCAACGAGTCGAAGAACATCTCCACCGTCATCGAAGTGGAGATCCGCTCCGGCCAGAGCACGGTGAAGAAGCTTCGGCTCTGA